The Saccharopolyspora gloriosae genome window below encodes:
- a CDS encoding glycosyltransferase, with amino-acid sequence MESTRRPILFVSYPESGLLNPLLVLAEEMSRRGVPDLHFATDDNRADEVAALKADSPVEFVSLGPVVPEMSAVTWDDETYADVTQRSRFKAHRAVIRHTFSPEARIDKYRALEAAVEEIRPALMVVESMCSYGYELAITKNIPFVLGVPFMPSNVLTSHVPFGKSYTGPNFPVPHSGLPYEMNFLQRLTNRLFKWRTLGMFMTAELRERAARDQRIRDDLGVSKEAGGFMSRIDHAAMVLCYSVRELDYPFTPPDTMRLVGTMVPPLPQAPDDDGLTEWLCTRDSVVYMGFGTITRLTAEQVEALLEVTRRLGERGTHVLWKLPGEQQHLLPDELPANLRVEKWVPSQLDVLAHPNVKLFFTHAGGNAFHEGLHFGKPLVVRPLWVDCDDQAVRGADFGVSLTLDRPETIDVEDALDKLVRVLDDRSFRDNAQKFGQLLNDAGGREAAADLLQALPALSAEKASL; translated from the coding sequence ATGGAGTCGACCCGGCGGCCGATCCTGTTCGTCAGCTACCCGGAGAGCGGTCTGCTGAACCCCCTGCTCGTGCTGGCCGAGGAGATGTCCCGGCGGGGCGTGCCGGACCTGCACTTCGCCACCGACGACAACCGGGCCGACGAGGTCGCGGCGCTGAAGGCCGACAGTCCCGTCGAGTTCGTCTCCCTCGGCCCGGTGGTGCCGGAGATGTCGGCGGTGACCTGGGACGACGAGACCTACGCGGACGTCACCCAGCGCTCCCGGTTCAAGGCGCACCGCGCGGTCATCCGGCACACCTTCTCCCCCGAGGCGCGCATCGACAAGTACCGCGCGCTGGAAGCCGCGGTCGAGGAGATCCGGCCCGCGCTGATGGTCGTGGAGAGCATGTGCTCCTACGGCTACGAACTCGCCATCACCAAGAACATCCCGTTCGTGCTCGGCGTGCCGTTCATGCCGAGCAACGTGCTCACCTCGCACGTGCCGTTCGGCAAGTCCTACACCGGGCCGAACTTCCCCGTCCCGCACTCGGGGCTGCCCTACGAGATGAACTTCCTGCAGCGGCTGACCAACAGACTGTTCAAGTGGCGCACCCTGGGCATGTTCATGACCGCGGAGCTGCGCGAGCGCGCCGCGCGGGACCAGCGGATCCGCGACGACCTCGGCGTGTCGAAGGAAGCGGGCGGGTTCATGTCCCGCATCGACCACGCGGCGATGGTGCTGTGCTACTCGGTGCGCGAGCTCGACTACCCGTTCACCCCGCCGGACACCATGCGCCTGGTGGGCACGATGGTGCCGCCGCTGCCGCAGGCACCGGACGACGACGGGCTGACCGAGTGGCTGTGCACGCGCGATTCCGTGGTGTACATGGGATTCGGCACCATCACCCGGCTCACCGCCGAGCAGGTCGAGGCGTTGCTGGAAGTCACCCGCAGGCTCGGTGAGCGCGGCACCCACGTGCTGTGGAAGCTGCCCGGCGAGCAGCAGCACCTGCTGCCGGACGAACTGCCCGCGAACCTGCGGGTGGAGAAGTGGGTGCCCTCGCAGCTCGACGTGCTCGCCCACCCCAACGTGAAGTTGTTCTTCACCCACGCCGGCGGCAACGCGTTCCACGAGGGCCTGCACTTCGGCAAGCCGCTCGTCGTCCGTCCACTGTGGGTGGACTGCGACGACCAGGCGGTGCGCGGCGCGGACTTCGGCGTCAGCCTCACCCTGGACCGGCCGGAGACGATCGACGTCGAGGACGCGCTGGACAAGCTCGTCCGGGTGCTCGACGACCGGTCGTTCCGCGACAACGCCCAGAAGTTCGGCCAGCTGCTCAACGACGCGGGCGGCCGGGAAGCCGCCGCCGACCTGCTGCAGGCGCTGCCCGCGCTCTCGGCGGAGAAGGCGAGCCTCTGA
- a CDS encoding DegT/DnrJ/EryC1/StrS family aminotransferase: MRYPVSKPWLHGRELEYTSEAISENWISSQGPFVRRFEEEFARYNGSAHGVACSSGTTALTLALRALGVGEGDEVIVPEFTMIASAWAVTYTGATPVFVDCGDDLNIDVARIEEKITPRTKVIMPVHIYGRRCDMDPIMELAYEYNLRVVEDSAEAHGVAPVADIACFSLFANKIITAGEGGICVTDDPRLAEQMAHLRGMAFSRDHSFLHKKLAYNFRMTAMQAAVALAQTEQLDHILAVRRDIEKRYDDGLRDVDGITLMPPRDVLWMYDLRARDREGLRAFLAEHGVETRLFFKPMSRQPGYLDPDWPSLNATRFSEDGLYLPTHTGLTADDQDYVVGKVREFYAAN, encoded by the coding sequence ATGCGCTACCCCGTTTCGAAGCCGTGGCTGCACGGGCGCGAGCTGGAGTACACCAGCGAAGCGATCAGCGAGAACTGGATCTCCTCGCAGGGGCCGTTCGTGCGGCGGTTCGAGGAGGAGTTCGCCCGCTACAACGGATCCGCGCACGGAGTGGCCTGCTCGTCCGGGACGACGGCGCTGACGCTGGCGCTGCGGGCGCTCGGCGTCGGCGAGGGCGACGAGGTGATCGTCCCCGAGTTCACCATGATCGCCTCGGCGTGGGCGGTGACCTACACCGGCGCCACTCCGGTGTTCGTGGACTGCGGCGACGACCTCAACATCGACGTCGCGCGGATCGAGGAGAAGATCACCCCGCGCACCAAGGTGATCATGCCGGTGCACATCTACGGCAGGCGCTGCGACATGGATCCGATCATGGAGCTCGCCTACGAGTACAACCTGCGCGTGGTGGAGGACTCCGCGGAGGCGCACGGCGTCGCGCCGGTCGCCGACATCGCGTGCTTCTCGCTGTTCGCCAACAAGATCATCACCGCGGGCGAGGGCGGGATCTGCGTCACCGACGACCCGCGGCTGGCCGAGCAGATGGCGCACCTGCGCGGCATGGCGTTCTCCCGCGACCACAGCTTCCTGCACAAGAAGCTCGCCTACAACTTCCGGATGACCGCGATGCAGGCCGCGGTCGCGCTCGCCCAGACCGAGCAGCTCGACCACATCCTCGCGGTGCGCCGGGACATCGAGAAGCGCTACGACGACGGGCTGCGCGACGTCGACGGCATCACCCTGATGCCGCCGCGCGACGTGTTGTGGATGTACGACCTGCGCGCCCGCGACCGCGAGGGCCTGCGCGCCTTCCTCGCCGAGCACGGCGTGGAGACCCGGCTGTTCTTCAAACCGATGAGCCGCCAGCCCGGCTACCTCGACCCGGACTGGCCGTCGCTCAACGCCACCCGGTTCAGCGAGGACGGGCTCTACCTGCCCACCCACACCGGTCTGACCGCCGACGACCAGGACTACGTCGTCGGCAAGGTGCGCGAGTTCTACGCCGCGAACTGA
- a CDS encoding cytochrome P450 has translation MADVVDFPLRRPGASFPPAEYAGFREQPGLVRSRLPTGAVVWLVTRHEDVRAVLTDRRVSSNPTHVGFPSLLGKTGGVPSPDTMPGWFVALDPPDHDRFRKTLISEFSVRRIREMRPAIEQVVHDRIDAMLAAGDTADLVADFALPVPSLVISSLLGVPKADRDFFEAKTRTLVSTTATDQERETATKELLRYLNRLISLKQKRPADDLISRLLAAGTMSAAELSGVSMLLLIAGHETTANNIALGVLTLLMHPEWIGTEGIVEELLRLHSVADIVALRVAVEDLEISGQTIKAGEGIVPLVAAANHDEEAFGCPHRFDPSRSARHHVAFGYGVHQCLGQNLVRGEMDLAYQVLFDRIPKLELAKPVDELPFKYDGVLFGLHSLPVRW, from the coding sequence ATGGCCGACGTGGTCGACTTCCCGTTGCGCCGCCCCGGCGCGTCGTTCCCGCCCGCCGAGTACGCGGGCTTCCGGGAACAACCCGGCCTGGTGCGTTCCAGGCTGCCCACCGGCGCCGTCGTGTGGCTGGTGACGCGGCACGAGGACGTGCGCGCCGTGCTCACCGACCGGCGAGTCAGCTCGAACCCGACACACGTTGGATTCCCCAGCCTGCTCGGCAAGACCGGCGGCGTGCCCTCCCCCGACACCATGCCCGGCTGGTTCGTCGCGCTCGACCCGCCGGACCACGACCGGTTCCGCAAGACGCTGATCTCCGAGTTCTCGGTGCGCCGGATCAGGGAGATGCGCCCCGCCATCGAGCAGGTCGTGCACGACCGCATCGACGCGATGCTCGCCGCGGGCGACACCGCGGACCTGGTGGCGGACTTCGCGCTGCCGGTGCCGTCGCTGGTGATCTCCAGCCTGCTCGGCGTGCCGAAGGCGGACCGGGACTTCTTCGAGGCCAAGACCCGGACCCTGGTCAGCACCACCGCCACCGACCAGGAGCGCGAAACGGCCACCAAGGAGCTGCTGCGCTACCTCAACCGGCTCATCTCGCTCAAGCAGAAGCGCCCCGCCGACGACCTCATCAGCCGGCTGCTGGCGGCGGGCACCATGTCCGCCGCGGAGCTGTCCGGGGTGTCCATGCTGCTGCTGATCGCGGGGCACGAGACGACGGCGAACAACATCGCGCTCGGCGTGCTCACGCTGCTGATGCACCCGGAGTGGATCGGCACCGAGGGCATCGTGGAGGAGCTGCTGCGGCTGCACTCCGTCGCCGACATCGTGGCGCTGCGGGTGGCCGTGGAGGACCTGGAGATCAGCGGGCAGACGATCAAGGCAGGCGAGGGGATCGTGCCGCTGGTCGCCGCGGCCAACCACGACGAGGAGGCCTTCGGCTGCCCGCACCGGTTCGATCCGTCCCGCTCGGCGCGGCACCACGTGGCGTTCGGCTACGGCGTGCACCAGTGCCTCGGGCAGAACCTGGTGCGCGGCGAGATGGACCTCGCCTACCAGGTGCTGTTCGACCGCATCCCTAAGCTGGAGTTGGCGAAACCGGTGGACGAGCTGCCGTTCAAGTACGACGGCGTGCTGTTCGGGCTGCACTCGCTGCCGGTTCGCTGGTGA
- a CDS encoding ferredoxin has product MLKIIADTERCVGAGQCVLSAPDVFDQDDDGVVTLLDETPGAEHADDVRQAALICPSQAITVQEA; this is encoded by the coding sequence ATGCTCAAGATCATCGCGGACACCGAGCGCTGCGTCGGCGCCGGACAGTGCGTGCTGTCCGCGCCCGACGTGTTCGACCAGGACGACGACGGCGTGGTGACGCTGCTCGACGAGACCCCCGGCGCGGAGCACGCCGACGACGTGCGCCAAGCGGCCCTGATCTGCCCCTCCCAGGCGATCACCGTCCAGGAGGCCTGA
- a CDS encoding helix-turn-helix domain-containing protein: MPRPRVHDLDQVLDVAERLAVEVGPERLTARLLSAETGVPNGAIYHAFGSLAALRGRMWLRAATDFLDLQTTLIDQALGDAPGFEAAANAVVAAADAPARFAEQRPAAARMLLTVRREQLLGPDLPGELADALLGLDRRLVAEVLCRLASALWSRRDGRSVEVVTTCVVDLPTALLRRDLIQVGADGAPRISDDVRARLDAAVRAILALDPPAPANRGSHPA, encoded by the coding sequence ATGCCCAGGCCCCGCGTGCACGATCTCGACCAGGTCCTCGACGTCGCTGAGCGGCTCGCCGTGGAGGTCGGGCCGGAGCGGTTGACGGCGCGGCTGCTGTCGGCGGAGACCGGGGTGCCCAACGGGGCGATCTACCACGCCTTCGGCTCGTTGGCGGCGCTGCGCGGGCGGATGTGGCTGCGGGCCGCGACGGACTTCCTCGACCTGCAGACGACGCTCATCGATCAGGCACTCGGCGACGCTCCCGGATTCGAGGCGGCGGCGAACGCGGTGGTCGCCGCCGCCGACGCGCCCGCGCGGTTCGCGGAGCAGCGCCCGGCCGCCGCCCGGATGCTCCTGACGGTGCGCCGGGAGCAGCTGCTCGGCCCCGACCTGCCCGGCGAGCTCGCGGACGCGCTGCTCGGGCTGGACCGGAGGCTGGTCGCCGAAGTGCTGTGCCGGTTGGCGTCGGCGCTGTGGTCGCGGCGCGACGGGCGCAGCGTCGAGGTGGTCACGACGTGCGTCGTGGACCTGCCGACGGCGCTGCTGCGCCGGGACCTCATCCAGGTCGGCGCGGACGGCGCGCCGCGGATCTCCGACGACGTGCGGGCCCGCCTCGACGCCGCGGTGCGCGCGATCCTCGCGCTGGACCCGCCCGCCCCGGCGAACCGGGGCTCCCACCCCGCGTAG
- a CDS encoding enoyl-CoA hydratase-related protein: protein MPALHEDDGVFTLDLGDDENRFSPDWLQAVNTSLDTVVEASGALVTTGHGKCYSNGLDLEWIVRHPEELPSYRTEVQELLARVLTLPVPTVAAVNGHAFGAGAMLAVAHDFRVMRADRGFFCFPEVDIDVPFTPGMAALIQHKLTPAAAIASMTTGRRFGGTQARELGLVDETAAEGAVASNAAELVRPLAGKNRDTLGTIKTTVFGATAALLRAAEPAAQP, encoded by the coding sequence ATGCCCGCGCTGCACGAGGACGACGGCGTTTTCACCCTGGACCTCGGAGACGACGAGAACAGGTTCTCCCCGGACTGGCTGCAGGCCGTGAACACGTCGCTGGACACCGTCGTCGAAGCCTCCGGCGCGCTGGTCACCACCGGCCACGGCAAGTGCTACTCCAACGGCCTCGACCTGGAGTGGATCGTGCGGCACCCCGAGGAGCTGCCGTCCTACCGCACCGAGGTGCAGGAACTGCTGGCCCGCGTGCTCACCCTGCCGGTCCCGACGGTCGCGGCGGTCAACGGCCACGCGTTCGGCGCGGGCGCGATGCTGGCCGTGGCCCACGACTTCCGGGTGATGCGCGCCGACCGCGGCTTCTTCTGCTTCCCCGAAGTGGACATCGACGTTCCGTTCACGCCGGGCATGGCCGCGCTGATCCAGCACAAGCTCACCCCGGCCGCCGCGATCGCGTCGATGACGACGGGACGGCGCTTCGGCGGGACGCAGGCCCGCGAGCTCGGGCTAGTGGACGAGACGGCCGCCGAGGGCGCGGTGGCGAGCAACGCCGCGGAGCTCGTGCGCCCGCTGGCGGGCAAGAACCGCGACACCCTCGGGACGATCAAGACCACCGTGTTCGGCGCGACGGCCGCCCTGCTCCGCGCCGCCGAACCGGCCGCGCAGCCCTGA
- a CDS encoding GNAT family N-acetyltransferase translates to MPTPDSTAPHCPPELLQGAKKVSVRPGFTGLLWTDVRARLSEPARQYLRRTFPAVAVRTFTGTDEAYWQEWLTDEKLDQLSGLVIALDGDGVPAGWVAGNDREFGGRTCFYANSAGVHPDHQGTGISSTLWRALLRAAIAKAAPRSLHAVMRTANPLVYSGWSAATGRDDTTWPAPGREIPEHVRRIAADAAADLGQADRLDPATSVITDAYESELWTERPTSHRAELDEWFAELLGPRDAVLLVVAFHPVSLMTHLVLHQVRRSLGLRKSTSSRSART, encoded by the coding sequence ATGCCCACCCCCGATTCGACCGCACCGCACTGCCCGCCGGAACTGCTCCAGGGGGCGAAGAAGGTCTCCGTGCGGCCGGGTTTCACCGGTCTGCTGTGGACCGATGTGCGCGCCCGGCTCTCCGAGCCTGCCCGGCAGTACCTGCGCCGCACGTTCCCGGCGGTCGCGGTCCGGACGTTCACCGGTACCGACGAGGCGTACTGGCAGGAGTGGCTGACCGACGAGAAGCTCGATCAGCTCTCCGGACTCGTCATCGCCCTCGACGGCGACGGGGTTCCCGCCGGGTGGGTGGCCGGCAACGACCGGGAGTTCGGCGGGCGCACCTGCTTCTACGCCAATTCCGCTGGAGTGCACCCGGACCACCAGGGCACCGGGATCTCCAGCACCCTCTGGCGCGCGCTGCTGCGCGCGGCGATCGCCAAGGCCGCGCCGCGCAGCCTGCACGCGGTGATGCGCACCGCGAACCCGCTGGTCTACAGCGGGTGGTCGGCCGCCACGGGTCGCGACGACACGACCTGGCCCGCGCCGGGCAGGGAGATCCCGGAGCACGTCCGGCGCATCGCGGCGGACGCCGCGGCCGACCTCGGCCAGGCCGACCGGCTGGACCCGGCCACTTCGGTCATCACCGACGCCTACGAATCCGAGCTGTGGACGGAACGTCCGACCTCGCACCGCGCGGAGCTCGACGAGTGGTTCGCGGAACTGCTCGGCCCGCGCGACGCGGTGCTGCTCGTCGTCGCGTTCCACCCGGTCAGCCTGATGACCCACTTGGTGCTGCACCAGGTCCGCCGCAGCCTCGGCCTGCGCAAGAGCACCTCATCCCGCAGCGCCCGCACCTGA
- a CDS encoding cytochrome P450, with protein MSQSLDLPKLGTGPSAMLRPPEMLRNLQEQAPICKVITPAGDEAWLVTRHEEVKELLKDERINRSHPDPPSAPRYVDTPFFNLLITDSDPDEATRLHKSMRALLTPSFSARRLARLRHKVEALAEDMVQALVDKGPPADLHNDFSQPFALQVLYELIGIPVEDRMMILQLMGRMAVLHDPVSAEKGAEELFAYISALVGRKRGQPGDDVISRLCEAGVEDERIGTLAAGVLFAGLDSVISHIDVGVLVLANNPDKRDLAMRDAGTMAIAVEEVLRAAKAGSSMLPRWAAGDVEIGDVTIKAGELVLLDFTLSNFDTRAFDAPDTFDVTRAPNPHLTFGHGMWHCIGAPLARVELQTAFSTLFRKIPDLQVAVAPEDLKLESGQLSGGLLELPVTW; from the coding sequence ATGAGTCAATCGCTCGACCTGCCGAAGCTGGGCACCGGCCCGTCCGCCATGCTCCGGCCTCCGGAGATGCTGCGGAATCTCCAGGAGCAGGCGCCCATCTGCAAGGTGATCACCCCGGCGGGCGACGAAGCCTGGCTGGTCACCCGGCACGAAGAGGTCAAGGAGCTGCTCAAGGACGAGCGGATCAACCGGTCGCACCCGGATCCGCCGTCCGCGCCGCGCTACGTCGACACCCCGTTCTTCAACCTGCTGATCACCGACTCGGACCCCGACGAGGCGACCCGGCTGCACAAGTCGATGCGCGCGCTGCTGACGCCGAGCTTCTCCGCGCGCAGGCTCGCCCGGCTGCGCCACAAGGTCGAGGCGCTGGCCGAGGACATGGTGCAGGCGCTGGTGGACAAGGGACCGCCCGCGGACCTGCACAACGACTTCTCGCAGCCCTTCGCCCTGCAGGTCCTCTACGAGCTGATCGGCATCCCCGTCGAGGACCGCATGATGATCCTGCAGCTGATGGGCCGGATGGCGGTGCTGCACGACCCGGTCTCCGCGGAGAAGGGCGCCGAGGAGCTGTTCGCGTACATCTCCGCGCTGGTGGGCCGCAAGCGCGGGCAGCCCGGCGACGACGTGATCTCGCGGCTGTGCGAGGCGGGCGTCGAGGACGAGCGCATCGGCACCCTCGCGGCGGGCGTGCTGTTCGCCGGCCTGGACAGCGTGATCAGCCACATCGACGTGGGCGTGCTGGTGCTCGCGAACAACCCCGACAAGCGGGACCTCGCGATGCGCGACGCGGGCACCATGGCCATCGCGGTGGAGGAGGTGCTGCGCGCGGCCAAGGCGGGCAGCTCCATGCTGCCGCGCTGGGCCGCCGGGGACGTCGAGATCGGCGACGTCACGATCAAGGCGGGCGAGCTGGTGCTGCTCGACTTCACCCTGTCGAACTTCGACACCCGCGCCTTCGACGCCCCGGACACGTTCGACGTGACCCGCGCGCCCAACCCGCACCTGACCTTCGGGCACGGCATGTGGCACTGCATCGGCGCCCCGCTCGCGCGGGTCGAACTGCAGACCGCGTTCAGCACGCTGTTCCGGAAGATCCCCGACCTGCAGGTGGCGGTCGCTCCGGAGGACCTGAAGCTGGAAAGCGGCCAGCTCTCCGGAGGCCTCCTAGAACTCCCTGTCACTTGGTGA